From the genome of Psychrobacter sp. M13:
CCATCATCGGCGTTATCAGACGTGCGACTAGCAAAGACATCACGATTGAGATAGCAGCCGTCCAACCAAATTGACGGAAGAACTGACCGACAACACCGCCCATAAAGGCCGTTGGTAAAAATACTGCGACCAGCGTAAAGGTCGTAGCCACTACTGCTAAGCCAATCTCATCAGCCGCTTCCATCGCCGCTTCATAAGGTGTTTTGCCCATTCGTAAATGGCGAATAATGTTTTCAACCTCAACGATAGCGTCATCAACTAATACGCCAACGACTAACGATAAAGCTAGTAGAGTAATAATATTAAGGCTAAAGTCGAATAAGTACATCCCTAAAAAGGTAGGAATAATGGACAGTGGTAACGCAACGGCAGTGACGATGGTTGCACGAATATTACGCAGGAATAAAAAGACCACGATGACGGCTAAGATACCTCCTTCGATCAGCATAGTGAGCGACGCTTTATAATCCTCTGCTACTGGTACGGCGCGGTCATAGACCTTTTCTATAGTAATACTACTCATCTCACTACTGAGTTTGGCAAGCTCGGCATCGACCCGTTCTGCTACTTCAACTTCACCATTACCACGCGAGCGTACAATGTTGAAGGCCACTACGGTTTGCTCATTTAACTTAGCCACTGAACTACGATCAGCCGGAGCATCGGTGATGGTTGCCATACGTCCTAGCGCTTGTGTCCCGCCTATCGGTACGGCAATCTGTAAATTGTTCAACTCGTTAGCGCGCTCAACTGCACCCAATACTCTGATAGTTTGCGTCGCATTACCGACTTCAGCCTCCCCGCCCGCACCATCTTGCTGAATACCTGCTATCTGCTGCGATAGCTGCACGATAGAGAGCTGTAATCCACTGAGCACGATAGGGTCTGCTGCAATTCTAATCTCACGCTGCAACCCACCGATACGATTAACCGAACCAACGCCAGGTATATCCGATAGACGCTTGGTAATCGTATCATCGACGAACCACGACAAATCCTCAACGCTCATATTGTCCGCAGCAACTGAATAGGTCACTACTGGAAACCCTGAGGTCGAGACTTTAGTAATAATCGGATCATTGGCAGCAGCTGGTAGATCGCCACGAATCTCATCGACTGCGGAGCGGATATCATCGAGCGCTTCTTGAATATCTTTTTCTAACACGAATTCAGAAACAATCGTTACCGCGCCTGTTTGTACGGTGGTACGAATATGATCGATACCATTGATACTGGTTAACTTGTTTTCAATCTTTTTGGCGACGTCGTTTTCTAGTTGTACGGGATCAGCACCAGGTAAGGTTACGGTCACTACTACAGACGGGAAATCAATATCAGGAAATTCCTGCACTTTCATCTTCCCAAAACCGTATATTCCACCCATGGTTAAGAGCACGAATAAAAGAATAGCGACTAGCGGATTTCGAATCGAATAAGCCGACGCATTCATACTCATGAGGATGCCTGCGCTGATTTCTGTACTGATTTTCGTACTGAGGCCGTTGAGTTTGTTGCTTGAGCTACGGCGCTAGCATTAGTGTTGGTTTCGCTATTAGTACTACTCTCGACCACACGTACAAGATCGCCTTCATTTAAGAAGCTACCACCTTGCTTTACTAAGCGACTATCTGCTGGTAACGGCTCTGCAATCGCAACATTTTCACCGAAGCGCGCGCCTAGCTGCACACGCTCACGTTTGACGCGCCCGACGGTTTTGTCATTAGTGGTTTTGATATCAGTCACTAGCATCACATAGTCGTAACCATCATTACTGATAATCGCACTATTAGGCACCATTTGCATACTGACGCTACCTAATAAGAACTCGCCCGTTTGATACATGCCAGCTCGAGCATTACTACTACTAGCGAGACTGGCATAAATAGTAATTTGACGATTGTCACTGGCGGTTGGTGCGATACGGCGCACCTCTCCCATTACTGACTGTCCTTGCGATAGGCTCACTTTGACGGGCGTACCTACTTTTACCTCACCAATGAGCTTGGGATCGATGTCCGCTTGCCATTCTAAGGTGCCATTTTTGATAATAGTAAATAATGGCTCACCGCCTGCTACTTGCCCAACTTCGATTAGCTTTTCACTGATAATACCGCTGACAGGCGCAGTCACTGTGGCATTAGATAAGCTTAAACGCTGGCTACTGAGCCGTGCTCTAGCCGATTGCAAGGCCGCTCGCGCTCGTAGCTCTGAGGTACGATAACGATCTGCTTCTTGACGGCTGATCGCATCAATGTCTATAAGAGGTAGCACTCTTGCAGCATCTGCTTTGGCATTAGCAAGGGTGGCTTGTGCTTCTGCTTCGTCGGCCTCTGCTTGCAGAATTTGCTGCTGTACCGCATCAGTATCAAAGATGGCGAGCACTTGACCTGCCTTAACCCGCTGACCCTCTTCAACTAAGACTTGCTCAATCGCCACACCACTCACTTTGGCACTGATATTGGCAGTGTCTTTCGCGCTAATCGTCCCGTCAGCGCTCAAAGTATTGCCGATATTATCTTGGCTTGGCATCACAGTTTCGACTGATAGTACTGTTTGCTCTGTATCAATAACCTCACCATTTTTATCATTAGTCTGTACATTAGTAGCGACTTCTTGCGCATCAGTATCAGCACTATTAGCGCCCCAGTATTTGCCTAGAAGCACTCCGCCAATAAGCACAGCGATTAGTACTGGAATTAACCAGACTGGTAGCTTAGTCGCAGGCGAGCTTGAGTCTGCTTGACGATATGGCGGCAGCTGAGTCTCAGATACTGGCACTGACTTAAGCATCGGCTCGGACTCGACTAGGGGTTGCGGCGTAGGCTTATCACTAGAATCTGGAAGGTCACTCATAATCAATCTCTATATCTGTCTGATAACTAAAGGTAGGCATTCGAACAAGGCTAATCACTGAATCAAAGGCAATAAAAAACTGATAGATAACAACAACTAGCAATTATACTTTATTTAATGGGCTATTGTGAAAGTTGCTGAGACTTGCAGAGTCACTAGGATAATACGGTATAG
Proteins encoded in this window:
- a CDS encoding efflux RND transporter periplasmic adaptor subunit produces the protein MSDLPDSSDKPTPQPLVESEPMLKSVPVSETQLPPYRQADSSSPATKLPVWLIPVLIAVLIGGVLLGKYWGANSADTDAQEVATNVQTNDKNGEVIDTEQTVLSVETVMPSQDNIGNTLSADGTISAKDTANISAKVSGVAIEQVLVEEGQRVKAGQVLAIFDTDAVQQQILQAEADEAEAQATLANAKADAARVLPLIDIDAISRQEADRYRTSELRARAALQSARARLSSQRLSLSNATVTAPVSGIISEKLIEVGQVAGGEPLFTIIKNGTLEWQADIDPKLIGEVKVGTPVKVSLSQGQSVMGEVRRIAPTASDNRQITIYASLASSSNARAGMYQTGEFLLGSVSMQMVPNSAIISNDGYDYVMLVTDIKTTNDKTVGRVKRERVQLGARFGENVAIAEPLPADSRLVKQGGSFLNEGDLVRVVESSTNSETNTNASAVAQATNSTASVRKSVQKSAQASS